The following are from one region of the Arachis duranensis cultivar V14167 chromosome 10, aradu.V14167.gnm2.J7QH, whole genome shotgun sequence genome:
- the LOC127742404 gene encoding uncharacterized protein LOC127742404 isoform X2: MLLDESQVRSIVDEIKQVITASSSRKRERAERTKVKDFDAEESELIKEENEQEGEVFDQVSCLNSFLKNPSYVDCWATVFVLCLYRSILWSSFQNIYVSQVGEILGTLIKTFKASFLPFFDELSSYLTPMWVIPGWLNYLPIKGDLIEAKVVHDQLCSMVERLIKHQGKETVREHQPLV; encoded by the exons ATGCTTTTGGATGAAAGCCAGGTCAGGTCCATTGTTGACGAGATAAAACAAGTGATCACAGCTAGTTCaagtagaaaaagagagagggcAGAGAGGACCAAAGTTAAAGATTTTGATGCTGAAGAGAGTGAGCTGATTAAAGAGGAAAATGAACAAGAGGGAGAAGTTTTTGATCAAGTTAGTTGTTTAAATTCGTTTTTAAAAAATCCAAGTTATGTTGATTGCTGGGCTACTGTCTTTGTATTATGTTTGTACAGATCAATTCTTTGGTCATCCTTTCAAAACATTTATGTGTCCCAGGTGGGAGAGATATTGGGAACTTTGATTAAAACCTTCAAAGCCTCCTTCTTACCTTTCTTCGATGAACTGTCATCATATTTGACACCTATGTGG GTGATTCCTGGATGGTTGAACTATTTGCCAATAAAAGGTGATTTGATTGAGGCCAAAGTTGTCCATGATCAACTTTGTTCCATGGTTGAAAG GCTAATCAAACACCAAGGAAAAGAAACTGTGAGAGAACACCAGCCACTAGTATGA
- the LOC127742404 gene encoding uncharacterized protein LOC127742404 isoform X1 — MLLDESQVRSIVDEIKQVITASSSRKRERAERTKVKDFDAEESELIKEENEQEGEVFDQVSCLNSFLKNPSYVDCWATVFVLCLYRSILWSSFQNIYVSQVGEILGTLIKTFKASFLPFFDELSSYLTPMWVIPGWLNYLPIKGDLIEAKVVHDQLCSMVERSDSELLGPNNQYLSKIVSVFAEISFYQAFAALMC, encoded by the exons ATGCTTTTGGATGAAAGCCAGGTCAGGTCCATTGTTGACGAGATAAAACAAGTGATCACAGCTAGTTCaagtagaaaaagagagagggcAGAGAGGACCAAAGTTAAAGATTTTGATGCTGAAGAGAGTGAGCTGATTAAAGAGGAAAATGAACAAGAGGGAGAAGTTTTTGATCAAGTTAGTTGTTTAAATTCGTTTTTAAAAAATCCAAGTTATGTTGATTGCTGGGCTACTGTCTTTGTATTATGTTTGTACAGATCAATTCTTTGGTCATCCTTTCAAAACATTTATGTGTCCCAGGTGGGAGAGATATTGGGAACTTTGATTAAAACCTTCAAAGCCTCCTTCTTACCTTTCTTCGATGAACTGTCATCATATTTGACACCTATGTGG GTGATTCCTGGATGGTTGAACTATTTGCCAATAAAAGGTGATTTGATTGAGGCCAAAGTTGTCCATGATCAACTTTGTTCCATGGTTGAAAG GTCTGACAGTGAACTTTTGGGTCCAAACAATCAGTACCTTTCTAAAATAGTTTCAGTTTTTGCTGAGATTAGTTTTTATCAAGCATTTGCTGCTTTGATGTGCTAA
- the LOC127742404 gene encoding uncharacterized protein LOC127742404 isoform X3, with protein MLLDESQVRSIVDEIKQVITASSSRKRERAERTKVKDFDAEESELIKEENEQEGEVFDQVGEILGTLIKTFKASFLPFFDELSSYLTPMWVIPGWLNYLPIKGDLIEAKVVHDQLCSMVERSDSELLGPNNQYLSKIVSVFAEISFYQAFAALMC; from the exons ATGCTTTTGGATGAAAGCCAGGTCAGGTCCATTGTTGACGAGATAAAACAAGTGATCACAGCTAGTTCaagtagaaaaagagagagggcAGAGAGGACCAAAGTTAAAGATTTTGATGCTGAAGAGAGTGAGCTGATTAAAGAGGAAAATGAACAAGAGGGAGAAGTTTTTGATCAA GTGGGAGAGATATTGGGAACTTTGATTAAAACCTTCAAAGCCTCCTTCTTACCTTTCTTCGATGAACTGTCATCATATTTGACACCTATGTGG GTGATTCCTGGATGGTTGAACTATTTGCCAATAAAAGGTGATTTGATTGAGGCCAAAGTTGTCCATGATCAACTTTGTTCCATGGTTGAAAG GTCTGACAGTGAACTTTTGGGTCCAAACAATCAGTACCTTTCTAAAATAGTTTCAGTTTTTGCTGAGATTAGTTTTTATCAAGCATTTGCTGCTTTGATGTGCTAA